One stretch of Priestia megaterium DNA includes these proteins:
- a CDS encoding chemotaxis protein yields MNRDKGILLESGTNELEIVEFEIGNVWFGINVVKVREIINPVSITPVPNAHSYIEGIIELRGEVLPVVDIAKALKMEPSNTPEKDKLIVTEFNQQKIVFHTHAVTQIHRISWKEIEKPSDLYQGLETQITGVVKLNGQMILLLDFEKLISDVNPDAGINQSKIKKLGARERSNKKIVVAEDSPLLHRMIEDTLAQAGYENTEFFENGEEAWNYLSSVIDEGVEISDQVQLLITDIEMPQMDGHHLTKKVKENPQLSILPVIIFSSLITEDLRHKGKMVGAEGQVSKPEIGELVELIDLYIL; encoded by the coding sequence ATGAATCGAGATAAAGGAATTTTGTTGGAAAGTGGTACAAACGAACTGGAAATTGTCGAATTTGAGATAGGAAATGTTTGGTTTGGCATCAATGTAGTAAAAGTTAGAGAGATTATTAATCCTGTATCTATTACACCTGTTCCAAATGCGCATTCTTACATAGAAGGTATTATAGAGCTAAGAGGGGAAGTTCTTCCTGTCGTTGACATAGCAAAAGCGTTAAAAATGGAACCTTCAAATACGCCGGAAAAAGATAAGTTAATTGTTACAGAGTTCAATCAGCAAAAAATTGTCTTTCATACCCATGCAGTGACGCAAATTCACCGTATTTCTTGGAAAGAAATTGAGAAGCCTTCAGATTTGTACCAAGGTTTGGAAACGCAGATTACTGGAGTGGTAAAATTAAACGGTCAAATGATTCTGCTGTTAGACTTTGAAAAGTTGATTTCTGACGTGAACCCTGATGCGGGTATTAATCAGTCGAAAATAAAAAAGCTAGGGGCTAGGGAACGCTCTAATAAAAAGATTGTCGTGGCTGAAGACTCGCCGCTGCTGCACCGAATGATTGAAGATACTCTTGCACAAGCAGGTTATGAGAACACGGAATTTTTTGAGAACGGTGAGGAAGCATGGAACTATCTAAGCTCGGTGATCGATGAAGGAGTGGAAATCAGTGATCAAGTCCAGCTGCTTATTACAGATATAGAAATGCCGCAAATGGATGGGCATCATTTAACTAAAAAAGTGAAAGAAAATCCTCAGCTTTCTATACTTCCAGTCATTATCTTCTCTTCTCTTATCACAGAAGATTTACGTCACAAGGGAAAGATGGTAGGAGCGGAAGGACAAGTAAGTAAGCCGGAAATCGGAGAGCTTGTTGAGTTGATCGATCTCTATATTTTGTAG
- a CDS encoding YkyB family protein, with amino-acid sequence MSQANGQGSLTPSVSEIAQAIFTVNRHAKAAPDPKQLYTLKKIALDQLILEGKAKKEGLHFSPNPGKSQQKSDVLVSVGDYFFHMPPKKEDFKELSHLGHLNHQYRNPKTTMSLSYAKRLLSKYTGHLVQPAKSPVSTPRKRQAPVFKPLGKSYF; translated from the coding sequence ATGTCTCAAGCAAATGGACAAGGCTCTTTGACCCCGTCTGTATCTGAGATTGCACAAGCTATTTTCACTGTAAATCGTCACGCAAAAGCTGCTCCTGATCCTAAGCAGTTATATACGTTAAAGAAAATTGCATTAGATCAACTAATTTTAGAAGGAAAAGCAAAAAAAGAAGGACTTCACTTTTCGCCAAACCCTGGTAAAAGTCAACAAAAATCAGATGTACTTGTATCAGTTGGAGACTACTTTTTCCATATGCCTCCAAAGAAAGAAGACTTCAAAGAGTTATCACACCTCGGCCATTTAAACCATCAGTATCGAAATCCCAAAACGACTATGTCATTATCTTATGCGAAGCGCTTATTATCTAAATATACGGGTCATCTCGTACAGCCGGCCAAAAGCCCTGTTTCGACTCCAAGAAAACGGCAAGCACCTGTGTTTAAACCGCTGGGTAAAAGTTATTTTTAA
- a CDS encoding L,D-transpeptidase family protein gives MRYIVKRGETWQSVSGDYRIPVEDLWTANPFTSHSTLKPGQVIVIPNLPDKELIPYTIHVFIAEKQLELRRNNIIQKVYPIAAGKMLSATPTGDFVIVNREPNPGGPFGTMWLSLSKKSYGIHGTNDPSSIGKAVSKGCIRMYNAQVNELAQIVPNGTGVYIRPSRRMAQ, from the coding sequence ATGAGATATATAGTAAAGCGCGGTGAAACCTGGCAAAGCGTTTCAGGTGACTACCGGATTCCGGTTGAAGACCTGTGGACGGCTAATCCTTTTACAAGCCATAGTACACTAAAGCCTGGGCAAGTAATCGTCATTCCAAACCTCCCTGATAAAGAGCTCATTCCTTACACGATCCACGTGTTCATTGCTGAAAAACAGCTTGAATTACGAAGAAATAATATCATACAAAAAGTCTATCCCATTGCAGCAGGAAAAATGCTGAGCGCAACCCCTACTGGAGACTTTGTTATCGTTAACCGGGAGCCAAATCCCGGGGGGCCTTTTGGGACAATGTGGCTAAGCTTGTCTAAAAAGTCATATGGCATTCACGGAACAAATGATCCAAGTTCTATTGGAAAAGCCGTATCCAAAGGATGCATTCGCATGTATAATGCCCAAGTAAATGAGCTGGCTCAAATTGTGCCAAATGGTACTGGTGTTTATATTCGACCTTCTCGACGAATGGCTCAATAG
- a CDS encoding Ppx/GppA family phosphatase, with the protein MTYKYGLIDIGSNTIRLVIYEYKKGRGFKQIENVKVAARLRNYLSKEGVLTAKGIYTLLDTLKTFGVITKHHQLPHVTCVATATIRQAANAEEVLALVKKETGFFIQLLSEYEEAYYGFVAVIHSTSIEEAITIDIGGGSTEVTYFRSRELVKYHSFPFGALSLRLQFVKGNIATAEEKVKIRDFVIRHFHTVPWLLNRQVPIVAIGGSARSVVQLHQGFIHCPLAGLHQYEMNLADILHVKSAIGSLSYHNLQKLDRLSKDRADTILPAIEVFQSLYETVNATRFILSRKGLREGVLFKEASDANIQPMYPDVIQQSFQEIMEEFEVSKDYVKQLTRTAIMMFQHLREQGSVDLKEGDLALLIRAAQVYDIGEYIDAESSSQHTFYVLANRTIDGISHRERLKLALVSSYKGKSSFRQYVAPFKKWLTKEEQKKVQLLGAVLKIADGLHATKRNVVQHIDMKSDENTVTIKLLCTKTFRPEQYQAEKQKKHLEKVVKKNIVLEFTKL; encoded by the coding sequence TTGACTTATAAGTATGGACTGATTGATATAGGTTCAAATACGATACGCCTTGTTATTTATGAATACAAAAAAGGCAGAGGGTTTAAGCAAATTGAAAACGTGAAAGTAGCTGCACGGCTTCGAAATTATTTAAGTAAAGAAGGAGTGTTAACGGCTAAAGGAATATATACCTTGCTTGATACGCTTAAAACGTTTGGAGTTATTACCAAGCATCATCAGCTGCCGCACGTTACCTGTGTGGCCACAGCTACCATCCGTCAAGCGGCTAATGCAGAAGAAGTTCTAGCGCTTGTAAAAAAAGAAACGGGCTTTTTTATTCAACTATTGTCTGAATATGAAGAAGCGTATTACGGCTTTGTTGCAGTTATTCATTCCACTTCGATCGAAGAAGCCATTACAATTGACATTGGCGGGGGAAGTACGGAAGTTACGTATTTTCGCAGTCGAGAGTTAGTGAAGTACCACAGCTTTCCATTCGGTGCCTTATCTCTGCGTCTGCAGTTCGTCAAAGGCAATATTGCCACTGCAGAAGAAAAAGTGAAAATCCGCGATTTCGTGATCCGGCATTTCCATACTGTCCCGTGGCTTTTAAATCGTCAAGTTCCGATTGTAGCAATTGGAGGAAGTGCAAGAAGTGTGGTGCAACTGCATCAAGGTTTTATCCACTGCCCTCTCGCCGGGCTGCATCAATATGAAATGAATTTAGCTGATATATTGCATGTGAAATCTGCTATAGGCTCATTGTCTTATCACAATCTTCAAAAGCTAGACCGCTTGTCAAAAGATCGTGCGGATACAATTTTGCCAGCGATTGAAGTATTTCAATCATTATATGAAACAGTGAACGCGACTCGCTTCATCTTAAGCCGCAAAGGCTTAAGAGAAGGGGTGTTATTTAAGGAAGCGTCTGATGCTAATATCCAGCCAATGTACCCCGATGTCATACAGCAAAGTTTTCAAGAAATAATGGAAGAGTTTGAAGTAAGTAAAGATTATGTCAAACAGCTTACGCGCACAGCTATTATGATGTTTCAGCATCTTAGGGAGCAGGGATCGGTTGATTTAAAAGAGGGTGACTTAGCGCTTCTTATAAGAGCTGCGCAAGTGTATGATATAGGAGAGTATATTGATGCGGAATCAAGCAGCCAGCATACGTTTTATGTGCTTGCTAATCGTACAATAGATGGAATCTCACATAGAGAACGTTTAAAGCTGGCACTTGTTTCTTCATATAAAGGGAAGTCTTCTTTTAGGCAATATGTTGCTCCTTTTAAAAAGTGGTTAACAAAAGAAGAACAAAAAAAAGTTCAGCTGCTCGGTGCGGTTTTAAAAATAGCTGATGGTTTACATGCAACAAAGCGAAATGTTGTTCAACATATTGATATGAAAAGCGATGAAAACACAGTTACCATTAAACTATTATGTACAAAAACCTTTCGTCCTGAACAATATCAGGCTGAAAAACAGAAAAAACATCTAGAAAAAGTAGTGAAAAAAAATATTGTTCTTGAATTTACTAAGCTTTAG
- a CDS encoding RNA degradosome polyphosphate kinase, giving the protein MLESNRTYKQTIQVADSAYYNNRELSWLAFNKRVLEEAVDTKNPLLERFKFLGIFSSNLDEFFMIRVAGLKDQVKAGFSKPENKAGLTPKQQLFSISKQNHDLVKQQYDTYIHTLLPELQKYGVEIITVEKLEKSNLDKLEQYFDEQIFPVLTPMAIDTYRPFPMLMNRSLNLAVVLSESLNDEQQIAEIKGRLAIVQVPSMLTRYIEIATSDSTRLFVLLEDLISHFIKKLFKGYRVSSVSQFQITRNADMTIHEEDAQDLLKEIEEELQKRKWGAAVRLEIKSPYDQGVLAYLKSVLEIDDEDMYGIEGQLDLTSLFSLYRLLKSTHEELAEKAFIPRLITELHPGQNVFDQMIQRDILLHHPYESFKPVLDFVNCAADDENVLAIKQTLYRVSGDSPVIKALKRAAAKGKQVTVLVELKARFDEENNVQWAKELERAGCHVIYGMTHLKTHGKITLVVRREGEHIKRFVHLGTGNYNDATAKIYTDISLFTVNRNIGIDAANFFNYLSGYTQKPVYHHLSVAPFEIRNDFLHLIDKEIHYHRRYGNGRIIGKMNSLTDKILIMKLYEASIAGVTIELIVRGTCCLRPQIQGVSENIRVRSIVGRFLEHSRIYYFHHNKQEKFFLSSADMMTRNMVKRVEILFPILDTHLKKKVWKWLEVMLADNVKAREQDQEGNYHYVIKKEHELSINSQEIFCQYALCDDQE; this is encoded by the coding sequence ATGTTAGAAAGTAATCGCACTTATAAGCAAACCATACAAGTGGCCGATTCAGCTTATTACAATAATCGTGAATTGAGCTGGCTGGCCTTTAACAAGCGGGTGCTGGAAGAAGCAGTAGATACGAAAAACCCTTTGCTTGAGCGGTTTAAATTTCTAGGGATTTTCAGTTCGAATCTGGATGAGTTTTTTATGATTCGGGTAGCCGGATTAAAAGATCAAGTGAAAGCTGGATTTAGCAAACCTGAAAACAAAGCAGGCTTAACTCCTAAACAGCAGCTATTCTCTATCTCCAAACAAAACCACGATCTAGTCAAGCAGCAGTATGATACGTATATCCACACACTTCTTCCCGAATTACAGAAATACGGCGTGGAAATCATTACGGTTGAAAAGCTGGAAAAATCAAATCTAGATAAGCTTGAACAGTATTTTGACGAGCAAATCTTTCCCGTATTAACTCCTATGGCTATTGATACCTACCGACCGTTTCCTATGTTGATGAATAGAAGCTTGAACTTAGCAGTCGTCCTTTCAGAAAGTTTAAATGATGAGCAGCAAATTGCCGAGATAAAAGGAAGACTAGCTATCGTCCAAGTACCTTCGATGCTAACGCGCTATATTGAAATAGCCACGTCAGATTCTACCCGTCTATTTGTATTGCTAGAGGATTTGATTTCCCATTTTATTAAAAAGTTGTTTAAGGGATACCGCGTTTCTTCCGTTTCTCAATTTCAAATTACCCGCAACGCAGATATGACTATTCACGAAGAAGACGCTCAAGATTTACTAAAAGAAATTGAAGAAGAGTTACAGAAGCGAAAATGGGGAGCGGCTGTTCGGCTTGAGATTAAGAGTCCATATGATCAGGGTGTACTAGCTTATTTAAAGTCAGTACTTGAAATTGACGATGAAGATATGTATGGGATCGAAGGACAGCTGGATTTAACCAGTTTATTTTCGCTTTATAGATTACTTAAATCTACGCATGAAGAGTTGGCTGAAAAAGCCTTTATTCCTAGGCTTATAACAGAGTTACACCCGGGTCAAAATGTTTTCGACCAAATGATTCAAAGAGATATTTTGCTTCACCATCCTTATGAATCGTTTAAGCCGGTACTTGATTTTGTTAACTGTGCAGCAGACGATGAAAATGTGCTTGCTATTAAGCAAACGTTATACAGGGTAAGCGGAGATTCTCCCGTTATTAAAGCATTAAAACGAGCGGCTGCAAAAGGTAAACAAGTGACGGTACTAGTTGAACTAAAAGCGAGGTTTGATGAAGAGAATAATGTGCAATGGGCTAAAGAGCTAGAGCGGGCAGGGTGCCACGTGATATATGGAATGACGCATTTAAAAACGCATGGTAAAATTACGCTCGTGGTGAGAAGAGAAGGAGAGCATATTAAACGATTTGTTCATCTTGGTACTGGGAATTACAATGATGCGACGGCAAAGATCTATACGGATATAAGTCTTTTTACTGTCAATCGAAACATCGGGATAGATGCGGCCAATTTTTTTAATTACTTAAGTGGCTATACGCAAAAACCAGTATATCATCATTTATCCGTTGCACCATTTGAAATAAGAAATGATTTTTTGCATCTCATTGATAAGGAAATCCATTATCACAGACGGTATGGCAATGGAAGAATCATTGGGAAAATGAACTCATTGACGGATAAAATTTTAATTATGAAGCTATATGAAGCTTCTATAGCTGGTGTGACAATCGAACTCATTGTTAGAGGAACGTGCTGCTTGCGCCCTCAAATTCAAGGCGTTAGCGAGAATATAAGGGTAAGAAGCATTGTCGGACGATTTTTAGAGCATAGCCGAATCTATTATTTTCATCATAATAAACAGGAAAAGTTTTTCTTGTCATCTGCAGATATGATGACAAGAAATATGGTGAAACGAGTAGAAATTTTATTTCCTATCTTGGATACACATTTGAAAAAAAAAGTGTGGAAGTGGCTTGAAGTTATGCTTGCTGATAATGTAAAAGCACGAGAACAAGATCAAGAAGGGAATTATCATTACGTCATAAAAAAAGAACATGAGCTCTCTATTAACAGTCAAGAGATCTTTTGTCAATATGCTCTTTGCGACGACCAAGAATAA
- a CDS encoding metallophosphoesterase gives MKKTYTRRSFLKGLASISLGSLLTTSFGYTYAKYIEPRRLQIVRHTITSKNIPKSFNGIKILQFSDIHLGLSYDLLQLEQLMVTINNLKPNIILFTGDLMDVPNEYPHPERIPPILQRLQAPLGKYAIYGNHDHGGYGTNIYKQAIEDAGFRLLVNEVDTVSMPDKSYIHICGLDDIMLGNPQYEGTLGQLQPNIFSIAMIHEPDVAVKAAPFPVDLQLSGHSHGGQIQIPFYGPLITPPFGTVYPEGMYEVGDSKMKLYVNRGLGTTRIPFRFLATPEITLFTLQKT, from the coding sequence ATGAAAAAGACGTATACAAGACGATCTTTTTTGAAAGGACTAGCGTCTATTTCGTTAGGGTCTTTGCTCACCACGTCTTTTGGGTATACATATGCCAAATATATTGAGCCTAGACGTCTGCAAATTGTTCGTCATACAATTACTTCTAAAAACATTCCGAAAAGCTTTAACGGAATAAAAATTTTACAATTTAGTGATATTCACCTTGGACTCTCTTACGATTTATTACAACTAGAACAGCTTATGGTGACCATAAATAATTTGAAGCCTAATATTATATTATTTACCGGAGATTTAATGGATGTACCTAATGAATACCCGCATCCAGAAAGAATCCCCCCAATTTTACAGAGGCTTCAGGCTCCTCTTGGAAAATACGCAATATATGGAAACCATGATCATGGAGGGTATGGAACAAATATCTACAAACAAGCCATTGAAGACGCAGGATTTAGACTTCTAGTAAATGAAGTTGATACGGTTTCCATGCCTGATAAAAGCTACATTCATATTTGTGGACTCGATGATATTATGCTTGGGAATCCACAATATGAGGGAACGCTAGGGCAATTACAGCCGAATATCTTTTCTATTGCTATGATTCATGAACCTGATGTTGCTGTCAAAGCAGCTCCTTTTCCAGTAGATCTTCAGCTCTCCGGCCATAGTCATGGAGGCCAAATCCAAATTCCTTTTTACGGTCCTTTGATTACACCGCCCTTTGGGACGGTTTACCCTGAAGGAATGTACGAAGTTGGAGATTCTAAAATGAAGCTTTATGTGAATAGAGGCTTAGGAACCACTCGCATTCCTTTTCGTTTTTTAGCTACGCCTGAAATTACGCTTTTCACCTTGCAAAAAACATAA